The following proteins come from a genomic window of Terriglobia bacterium:
- the def gene encoding peptide deformylase, producing MIYPIVKYGDPVLEKVAAPITEFDEKLKKLVDDMFESMYEAHGVGLAAPQIGLSLHLAVIDVTFKEDPNAKIVLCNPQIMKTEGRQTSSEGCLSIPEFRENVTRPNVVTVRAQDVNGKWFEKTGDELLARAFLHETDHLNGKLYISHISALKRDLMKRKIRKLMKSGDWK from the coding sequence ATGATCTACCCAATAGTAAAGTACGGCGACCCTGTCCTGGAAAAAGTCGCTGCTCCAATCACAGAGTTCGATGAGAAGCTGAAAAAGCTGGTCGACGACATGTTCGAGTCGATGTACGAGGCGCATGGCGTTGGGCTGGCGGCGCCGCAGATCGGGCTTTCGCTGCATCTCGCGGTCATCGACGTAACGTTCAAGGAAGATCCGAACGCAAAGATCGTGTTGTGCAATCCGCAGATCATGAAGACCGAGGGGCGGCAGACGTCTTCGGAAGGGTGCCTGAGCATCCCGGAATTTCGCGAAAACGTGACGCGGCCTAATGTCGTAACGGTGCGGGCGCAGGACGTGAATGGAAAATGGTTTGAGAAAACCGGCGATGAACTACTCGCACGCGCCTTCCTGCACGAGACCGATCACCTCAATGGAAAGCTCTACATCAGCCACATCAGCGCGCTGAAGCGGGATTTGATGAAGCGGAAGATAAGGAAGCTGATGAAGAGTGGGGATTGGAAGTAA